One genomic segment of Synechocystis sp. LKSZ1 includes these proteins:
- a CDS encoding formylglycine-generating enzyme family protein: MAVFPKQLWILGLAIIAWLLLEPMVLACPEEMVVIPGGTFRMGADNQWIEERAAEAVTVNAFCMDSHEITNAQFAQFVQATGYVTVAERPLSVEQFPDLSEEERQPGSVVFRPVPPDQPVTELSWWHWVTGANWRHPEGPDSDLTGRENHPVVHIAYEDAQAYAAWAGKSLPTEAQWEFAARGGLTDQVFSWGSTYSPQKANTWQGKFPVTNTRKDGYLGTAPVASFSPNGYGLYDMTGNVWEWTQDWYAPGHDELAGKINPWVADKKQSFDPRDPGVTKHVIKGGSFLCAKNYCSRYRPSAREAQSPDTGTSHIGFRLATPEETS; the protein is encoded by the coding sequence ATGGCTGTATTTCCGAAGCAATTATGGATTTTGGGTTTAGCGATTATTGCCTGGCTATTGCTAGAGCCAATGGTTTTAGCTTGCCCTGAAGAGATGGTGGTCATTCCTGGGGGAACATTTCGGATGGGAGCCGATAACCAATGGATAGAGGAACGAGCTGCCGAAGCCGTTACAGTGAATGCGTTTTGTATGGATAGTCATGAAATCACCAACGCCCAATTTGCTCAATTTGTTCAGGCAACTGGTTATGTCACGGTCGCCGAACGTCCCCTTTCGGTAGAACAGTTTCCTGACCTCAGCGAGGAAGAACGACAACCCGGTTCGGTGGTGTTTCGTCCCGTCCCTCCCGATCAACCCGTTACCGAACTTAGTTGGTGGCATTGGGTGACTGGGGCCAACTGGCGACATCCGGAGGGGCCTGATAGTGACCTTACCGGTCGTGAAAATCATCCTGTCGTTCATATCGCCTACGAGGATGCCCAAGCCTACGCGGCCTGGGCCGGTAAATCCTTGCCAACGGAAGCCCAATGGGAATTCGCAGCGCGGGGGGGCTTAACTGACCAGGTTTTTAGCTGGGGTAGTACCTATTCCCCTCAAAAGGCTAATACTTGGCAGGGAAAATTTCCAGTCACCAATACCCGAAAGGACGGCTATTTAGGTACAGCTCCCGTCGCTTCCTTTTCCCCTAACGGTTACGGCCTGTACGACATGACCGGCAATGTGTGGGAGTGGACTCAAGACTGGTATGCCCCCGGCCATGATGAGTTGGCGGGAAAAATTAATCCCTGGGTTGCTGACAAAAAACAGAGCTTTGATCCCCGCGATCCCGGCGTTACTAAACACGTTATCAAAGGCGGTTCCTTTCTCTGCGCTAAAAATTATTGCAGTCGTTACCGGCCCTCGGCGCGAGAGGCCCAATCCCCTGATACCGGGACTTCCCATATCGGGTTTCGTTTGGCCACTCCAGAGGAGACATCCTAG
- a CDS encoding DUF1254 domain-containing protein, translated as MNMNLVSEKQAYEIGIEAYHYFYPLITMDVSRKVFTNYLSGEKPGFGPVNEFQSLRQFPPADLRVVVRPNFDTLYTLAWVDITPEPMILSLPDTQGRYYLLPLLDMWTDVFAVPGKRTSGTHAQNYAVVPQKWQGELPEGVGKIESPTPYFWIIGRIQTNGVEDYGAVNHLQDSLKLTPLSQWGKTVTPVKTVIDPTVDMKTDPLTQVNTLTAEQYFSYGAELMKLHTPHVTDWSILARLERIGLKVGESFDFNNASSAIQAGLKRAVVDGLQIMKEKTPTLAPVINGWQMNTNTVGVYGNDYLKRAIITMVGLGANCPEDAIYPLNVCDAEGKPLQGENNYILHFEPEELPPVEAFWSITMYDAEGYQVPNSLNRFALGDRSNLQYNADGSLDIYIQAQSPGKDQETNWLPSPPQGQLGVTLRLYSPKPAVLNGTWNPPAIQKIA; from the coding sequence ATGAATATGAACCTTGTCAGCGAAAAACAAGCCTATGAAATCGGTATTGAGGCTTATCACTATTTCTATCCCTTAATCACGATGGATGTATCCCGCAAGGTTTTTACCAACTATCTATCAGGAGAAAAGCCTGGATTTGGCCCTGTGAATGAATTTCAGAGTTTGCGACAATTTCCTCCTGCCGATTTACGAGTTGTCGTGCGTCCCAATTTCGATACGTTATATACGCTGGCATGGGTTGATATTACTCCGGAGCCGATGATCCTGTCTCTGCCAGATACCCAGGGACGGTATTATCTTCTGCCTCTCTTGGATATGTGGACGGATGTGTTTGCGGTTCCTGGTAAGCGTACCAGTGGCACCCATGCCCAAAATTACGCCGTTGTCCCGCAAAAATGGCAAGGGGAATTACCTGAAGGTGTCGGGAAAATTGAGTCTCCCACGCCCTACTTCTGGATTATTGGACGAATTCAAACCAATGGGGTCGAAGACTATGGAGCAGTGAATCACCTTCAGGATAGCCTTAAATTAACGCCACTTTCGCAATGGGGTAAAACTGTTACTCCTGTCAAAACCGTAATTGATCCCACCGTAGATATGAAAACGGATCCTCTGACTCAGGTCAACACCCTGACAGCAGAACAGTATTTCAGCTACGGAGCAGAGTTGATGAAATTACACACTCCTCACGTTACTGATTGGTCTATTCTGGCCCGTTTAGAGCGTATTGGGCTGAAAGTAGGGGAAAGTTTTGATTTTAATAATGCTTCTTCGGCCATACAAGCTGGATTAAAACGGGCGGTAGTAGATGGATTGCAGATCATGAAGGAGAAAACGCCAACCCTTGCTCCAGTTATTAATGGTTGGCAGATGAATACCAATACGGTAGGCGTGTATGGGAATGATTATCTCAAACGGGCCATTATTACGATGGTGGGTTTAGGGGCAAATTGCCCTGAGGATGCCATTTATCCTTTAAATGTTTGTGATGCGGAGGGCAAACCCTTACAAGGGGAGAATAACTATATCTTGCATTTTGAGCCAGAGGAACTACCTCCTGTAGAGGCGTTTTGGTCTATTACGATGTACGATGCCGAAGGGTATCAAGTCCCCAATTCCCTCAATCGTTTTGCCTTAGGCGATCGCTCTAATTTGCAATACAATGCCGATGGTTCTTTGGATATTTACATTCAAGCCCAATCCCCTGGCAAGGATCAAGAAACGAATTGGTTGCCCTCTCCTCCCCAGGGTCAATTGGGAGTTACCCTGCGTTTGTATTCTCCTAAACCCGCCGTCTTAAATGGAACGTGGAATCCACCCGCTATCCAAAAAATTGCTTAA
- a CDS encoding type IV pilin-like G/H family protein — translation MAPVSAQDTSVDQAQNAALKAVAKMTEGQRTYYQNNGNFRAQVDNIQQDFGITLPNTFDYAVRTTSEAAYSYLIPAQSPLSSQLKAYVGAAFITPGQNPQITTIICQNTQPGQTRPADPQLVRGTDLNNPTKLAVICGDFSVQVPASMVNE, via the coding sequence ATGGCCCCTGTCTCTGCTCAGGATACCTCCGTGGATCAAGCCCAAAATGCGGCCCTCAAGGCTGTCGCCAAAATGACAGAGGGCCAGCGAACCTACTACCAAAATAATGGCAATTTCCGAGCCCAAGTTGACAATATTCAGCAGGATTTTGGTATTACTTTACCGAATACCTTTGACTACGCGGTGCGGACTACCTCGGAAGCTGCCTACAGTTATCTAATTCCTGCCCAATCTCCCCTGTCGAGCCAACTCAAGGCCTACGTTGGCGCCGCTTTTATTACCCCCGGCCAAAATCCCCAAATTACGACTATCATTTGTCAAAATACCCAACCCGGTCAAACCCGGCCGGCGGATCCCCAACTAGTCAGAGGAACTGACCTGAATAATCCGACTAAGCTGGCTGTAATTTGTGGAGATTTCTCCGTACAAGTTCCTGCATCAATGGTTAATGAATAG
- a CDS encoding DUF1254 domain-containing protein, producing METRLGTLNFFDGFPDEATAKKLYDNLDFQRAVQAYLLAIPAVSQAANRNAIRTLGPVNTVVPIFEQLLDSRSIFLTANDNTVYSWTWLDLTKGPLVLEVPPKVLGTVNDTWFRWVIDVGITGPDKGQGGKYLFLPPGYKGEIPSGYNVVKSPTFNIWIPWRSFLVKGDPKPGVELVTKNTKIYPLNSANNPPALNFVNMSGKPFNTVAPADYRFWELLNQVVQEEPSESLDQIRLGYYASIGIQKGKPFKPDERMKKILTEAAAVGDATARAISFHNRQKEAYYYPNSAWQLPFIGGYKFQTQPDVLNLDAYIYYYFMATGVTPAMEEKMVGLGSQYAWTARDNTGNLLDGGKSYRLRLPPNIPVKDFWSVILYSNQTRSQIQTDQQFPSVSSQTKGLLVNADGSVDIYFGPKPAAGKENNWVQTIPGTGWNTILRLYGPLEPWFDKTWRPGEIELLK from the coding sequence GTGGAGACTCGTCTAGGAACGCTCAATTTCTTTGATGGTTTTCCAGACGAAGCAACAGCGAAAAAACTCTACGATAACCTCGACTTTCAACGGGCTGTTCAAGCTTACTTATTGGCAATACCTGCCGTTAGCCAAGCGGCCAACCGTAACGCGATCCGTACCTTGGGGCCAGTGAATACCGTTGTGCCAATTTTCGAGCAACTTTTGGATTCGCGATCAATTTTCCTGACTGCCAATGACAACACCGTTTATAGTTGGACATGGCTTGATCTGACGAAGGGGCCGTTAGTCTTAGAAGTTCCCCCAAAAGTATTAGGAACCGTTAATGATACTTGGTTTCGCTGGGTGATTGATGTCGGCATTACTGGCCCTGATAAGGGACAAGGCGGAAAGTACCTGTTTTTACCCCCAGGCTACAAAGGAGAAATTCCCTCGGGTTACAACGTGGTGAAATCACCGACTTTTAATATTTGGATTCCTTGGCGCAGTTTTTTGGTCAAGGGCGACCCGAAACCGGGGGTTGAGTTGGTGACAAAGAACACAAAAATTTATCCCCTCAACAGTGCCAACAATCCCCCTGCTTTGAATTTTGTGAATATGTCGGGCAAGCCGTTTAATACGGTTGCACCTGCCGATTATCGTTTCTGGGAACTGCTCAATCAAGTGGTACAAGAAGAGCCGAGTGAATCTCTCGATCAAATTCGACTGGGTTACTACGCCTCTATTGGTATTCAAAAAGGCAAACCTTTCAAGCCTGATGAACGGATGAAAAAAATTCTGACGGAAGCGGCGGCAGTGGGGGATGCGACGGCACGGGCAATTTCCTTTCACAATCGACAGAAGGAGGCTTATTACTATCCGAACAGTGCTTGGCAGTTACCTTTCATTGGTGGCTATAAGTTCCAAACCCAGCCTGATGTTCTGAACCTGGATGCTTATATCTATTACTATTTCATGGCGACGGGGGTTACTCCTGCGATGGAAGAAAAAATGGTCGGATTGGGTTCTCAATATGCTTGGACAGCCCGTGATAACACGGGTAATCTCCTCGATGGTGGCAAGAGTTATCGTCTCCGTTTACCGCCCAATATTCCTGTTAAAGATTTCTGGTCAGTCATTCTTTATAGCAACCAGACGCGATCGCAGATTCAGACGGATCAACAGTTTCCCAGTGTCAGTAGTCAGACGAAGGGGCTTTTGGTTAATGCTGATGGATCTGTGGATATCTATTTCGGGCCAAAACCGGCCGCTGGTAAGGAGAATAATTGGGTGCAGACGATTCCGGGCACGGGTTGGAACACGATTCTTCGGCTTTACGGCCCATTAGAACCTTGGTTTGACAAAACTTGGCGACCAGGGGAGATCGAATTACTGAAATAA
- a CDS encoding DUF2092 domain-containing protein → MMILARFYSLSLPILLSVFSAIPLMASAQPLTKPSTPLSPAQVTLEPKALAILKAMSDRLSGAKSLRFTAIATYESPSLIGPALAYMTRSEVTLQRPNQLQVLTLGDGPATEFYYDGTMMAAYATAENLVAMAKAPGTLDAALREAYRTADIYFPFSDVIVSDPYKDMVEGLKTAFVVGQSNIVGGTKTDIVAIANNQVFAQIWIGVEDKLPRAMRVVYRDDPSRLRHLVEFSNWDLNPAIAADAFSPAHLKKAAPIPFARPEPKVPAKTKSPSGEPQ, encoded by the coding sequence ATGATGATACTGGCCCGGTTTTATTCTCTATCCCTACCCATTCTGCTGAGTGTCTTCAGTGCAATACCATTGATGGCTTCGGCCCAACCGTTAACCAAGCCTTCTACTCCCCTGTCCCCAGCCCAAGTCACCCTTGAACCCAAGGCCCTCGCCATTCTTAAGGCCATGAGTGATCGCCTCTCCGGGGCGAAATCATTGCGTTTTACAGCAATCGCAACCTATGAAAGTCCTAGTCTCATTGGGCCGGCCCTGGCCTATATGACTCGCTCAGAGGTCACATTACAGCGTCCTAATCAATTGCAAGTTTTGACGCTAGGGGATGGCCCCGCTACGGAGTTTTACTACGATGGCACCATGATGGCGGCCTATGCGACCGCCGAAAATTTGGTGGCGATGGCCAAGGCCCCTGGAACCTTGGATGCGGCCTTGAGGGAAGCCTACCGTACTGCTGATATTTACTTTCCCTTCAGTGACGTGATTGTCAGTGATCCCTACAAAGACATGGTGGAGGGGTTGAAAACGGCCTTTGTAGTCGGCCAGTCCAACATTGTGGGGGGAACGAAGACCGATATTGTGGCAATCGCTAATAATCAGGTTTTTGCCCAAATCTGGATCGGCGTAGAAGATAAACTGCCTCGGGCAATGCGTGTGGTTTATCGAGATGATCCTTCACGGTTGCGGCATCTAGTGGAATTTAGCAACTGGGATCTGAATCCGGCGATCGCCGCCGATGCCTTTAGTCCGGCCCATCTTAAAAAGGCCGCCCCCATTCCCTTTGCCCGGCCCGAGCCCAAAGTCCCGGCCAAGACTAAATCCCCATCAGGAGAACCCCAATGA
- a CDS encoding AraC family transcriptional regulator ligand-binding domain-containing protein — protein MAPPIPLLRVVNLSPIITFLEEQGTPTEQFLRRAKLPVYALDDPYTLLPCHQVIAFLEDVSHQEGIDNLGWRVENRVSLTEYGAFGRLILQSLTLGEALLTSIRTLRLFNSGVHLWLQVRGEQAWFGHQFTQLNGLDFPCGIQIALLLMLDLIQKAAGRHWYPQEIYLQTPQISNLNHHPLSCTRIDQTQGFTAIVFPRSFLSLPLGQTPLADHQADLDLLQSLAPALDFVGSLQQALTPLLRENYPTIEVAAEIAQISVRTLQRRLAEEGLTYSQLISRLRYQRAIYWLVNSDLKMIEIAAELGYQDAAHFTRAFKRWTGVSPQAFRRDRQS, from the coding sequence ATGGCTCCCCCGATTCCTCTTCTTCGCGTCGTCAACCTGTCCCCCATCATCACCTTTTTAGAAGAACAGGGAACCCCCACCGAACAATTCCTACGACGGGCCAAACTCCCTGTCTATGCCTTGGATGATCCCTATACCCTCCTGCCCTGCCATCAAGTGATTGCCTTTCTCGAAGATGTCAGCCATCAAGAAGGCATTGATAACCTCGGCTGGAGAGTGGAAAACCGGGTATCTCTGACAGAGTACGGAGCCTTTGGCCGATTGATTTTGCAGTCCTTAACCCTGGGAGAAGCCCTCTTAACCAGTATTCGCACCTTGAGATTGTTTAATTCTGGGGTGCATTTGTGGCTACAGGTTCGGGGGGAACAGGCATGGTTTGGGCATCAATTCACGCAACTAAATGGTCTTGATTTTCCCTGCGGTATTCAAATTGCTCTGTTGTTAATGCTTGACCTAATCCAAAAAGCGGCAGGTCGTCATTGGTATCCCCAGGAAATTTACTTGCAAACCCCGCAAATCAGCAACCTGAACCATCATCCCCTCTCCTGCACCCGCATTGACCAGACGCAAGGGTTTACTGCTATTGTTTTTCCTCGCTCCTTCCTTAGCCTGCCCTTGGGTCAGACGCCACTGGCTGATCATCAAGCCGATCTCGACCTCTTGCAATCTTTGGCCCCCGCCCTGGACTTTGTTGGTTCCCTCCAGCAGGCTCTTACACCTTTGTTGCGCGAGAATTATCCCACCATTGAGGTTGCCGCCGAAATTGCCCAAATAAGTGTGCGAACTCTACAGCGGCGACTAGCTGAAGAAGGCCTAACCTATTCCCAACTCATCTCTCGCCTCCGTTACCAGAGAGCCATTTACTGGTTAGTCAATTCCGACCTCAAAATGATCGAAATTGCCGCCGAATTAGGCTATCAGGATGCAGCCCATTTTACTCGGGCCTTTAAGCGCTGGACTGGCGTCTCCCCCCAAGCCTTTCGGCGTGATCGCCAAAGCTAA
- a CDS encoding glycine zipper family protein — translation MTLFLCSIEGMALAQTQLPEPFAYPTKGQTQEQQQQDHFACYSWAKQQTGVDPSQLSPMTTAQSSQQGQMVQGAARGSLLGVVGGAIGGNVGEGAAIGAGVGALTGLFRRREEQQQQAQAQAQLQAAEQQQLANYYRAWTTCMQGRGYTVN, via the coding sequence TTGACTCTATTTCTATGTTCCATTGAGGGGATGGCGCTGGCCCAGACCCAATTGCCCGAACCGTTTGCCTACCCGACGAAAGGACAAACCCAGGAACAACAACAACAAGATCATTTTGCTTGCTATAGCTGGGCAAAACAACAAACTGGGGTGGATCCCTCCCAACTATCCCCAATGACCACAGCTCAATCCTCCCAACAAGGTCAAATGGTACAAGGCGCGGCAAGAGGCTCTCTCCTGGGAGTTGTTGGAGGCGCGATCGGGGGCAATGTAGGGGAAGGGGCCGCTATCGGTGCAGGGGTAGGGGCCTTGACTGGATTATTTCGCAGACGTGAGGAACAACAGCAACAGGCTCAAGCCCAGGCTCAATTACAAGCCGCAGAACAACAACAATTAGCTAATTACTATCGTGCTTGGACAACTTGTATGCAAGGACGGGGTTACACCGTTAATTAA
- a CDS encoding CBS domain-containing protein, whose translation MDVILCHQTADFDALGAAVGLSRLYWGSRIVLTGGAHPAVRDFLALHRDELALIELRSVNPKRLRSIRVVDSQQRERLGKAQAWLDLPHLERIEIYDHHLGVESDIPASQIQVEAVGATTTLIVEKLQAEQIALAPVEATVMALGIHVDTGSLTFEQSNARDARALAWLMEQGANLRVIAEYADPGFAPPLQFLFTEALQALQSKTVGSYHLGSVLLNTEAFVPGLSHLAERLLELTELDALLLGHYYTKRREEVAYPEGRLTVIGRTRIPGTDLTSLFVPLGGGGHAQAASVNLRGVEPTGLLTTLQQKLIEQIPPPLTARDLMSSPVRTIRPQTTIDQAQRVLFRYGHSGLSVVDEQDRLVGIISRRDLDLALHHGFSHAPVKGYMSRNLKTITPDTQLPDIEKLMVTYDIGRLPVVEQGKLVGIVTRTDILRQLHQDRAALQGSLDDRDSCLLPSVQRALELLKSRLQPALWQLLEQAALWAQAQGWHLYLVGGAVRDILLAEEGTHLGLQDIDLVVDGFHRAADVGAGVALATELQRAYPQTKLSVHGEFQTAALLWHKDPVLGSLWMDIATARTEFYPYPAANPEVEASSIRQDLYRRDFTINALAVRLTPPRQGEVLDFFGGLLDLQARQLRVLHANSFIEDPTRIYRGVRFAVRLGFEFEPETERFIRHALESGVYERLRLGNHPAPALTTRLKAELSVILRSSYWQPALALLSDLGALKCLHPDLTLTPALTQQLRYADRGLHYLDPQDTVEHWLVRLSLLLATVPEPERAVIASNLQLPKAWVDILGRLAVVERTISQALPQCRKPSQIVKLLRPHPLEMLILVATRAHRSLRRQLWHYWTRLRQVQAPMTGEDLKQWGYRPGPLYKQILDQALSATLDGELAHREQARQWLQHHFSLLP comes from the coding sequence ATGGATGTCATTTTGTGTCACCAAACAGCGGATTTTGATGCTCTAGGGGCGGCGGTGGGGCTGTCGCGGCTCTACTGGGGCAGTCGTATTGTCCTAACGGGCGGAGCCCATCCAGCGGTACGGGATTTTCTGGCCCTGCACCGAGATGAGTTGGCCCTGATCGAATTACGCAGTGTTAATCCCAAGCGCCTACGTTCGATCCGGGTAGTGGATAGTCAACAACGGGAACGTCTCGGTAAGGCCCAGGCTTGGTTAGACCTGCCCCATTTAGAAAGAATAGAAATCTATGACCATCATCTGGGGGTCGAGTCGGATATTCCCGCCAGTCAAATTCAGGTAGAAGCCGTCGGGGCCACCACGACTTTAATTGTGGAAAAACTCCAGGCAGAACAGATTGCCCTCGCGCCGGTGGAGGCCACGGTGATGGCCCTGGGCATTCATGTAGATACAGGTTCCTTGACCTTTGAACAAAGTAACGCCCGAGATGCCCGGGCCTTGGCCTGGTTGATGGAACAGGGGGCAAATCTGCGGGTAATTGCCGAGTATGCTGACCCTGGTTTTGCGCCTCCCCTGCAATTTTTGTTTACGGAGGCCCTGCAGGCCCTGCAATCCAAAACCGTTGGCAGTTATCACCTCGGCTCGGTTTTGCTAAACACAGAAGCTTTCGTACCGGGCCTCTCCCACCTGGCGGAACGACTCCTTGAATTAACGGAATTAGACGCTTTGCTGTTGGGCCACTATTACACCAAACGGCGGGAAGAAGTCGCCTATCCCGAGGGCCGACTGACGGTGATTGGTCGTACCCGCATTCCTGGAACCGATTTAACGAGCCTGTTTGTGCCGCTTGGGGGTGGTGGCCATGCCCAGGCCGCATCAGTGAATCTACGGGGAGTCGAGCCGACGGGCCTACTGACAACGCTTCAGCAAAAACTGATTGAGCAAATTCCGCCACCCCTGACAGCGCGAGATTTGATGTCCTCTCCAGTGCGAACCATCCGGCCCCAAACCACCATTGACCAGGCCCAGCGAGTGCTTTTCCGCTATGGTCACTCCGGTCTATCAGTCGTTGATGAACAGGATCGACTGGTGGGCATTATTTCTCGGCGGGATTTGGATCTGGCCCTGCACCATGGTTTTAGCCATGCGCCAGTCAAAGGCTATATGAGCCGTAATCTCAAAACGATTACGCCGGATACCCAACTGCCCGATATTGAAAAACTGATGGTAACCTACGACATCGGCCGCCTGCCGGTGGTGGAGCAAGGAAAGTTGGTGGGCATCGTCACTCGCACCGATATTTTGCGGCAACTTCACCAAGACCGGGCTGCTCTCCAAGGTAGTTTAGACGATAGAGATAGTTGTTTACTCCCGTCAGTACAACGAGCCCTGGAGTTATTGAAAAGCCGTCTGCAACCGGCCCTCTGGCAATTACTGGAACAAGCGGCCCTTTGGGCTCAGGCCCAAGGCTGGCATCTCTATCTCGTGGGCGGGGCCGTGCGGGATATTTTACTGGCGGAGGAGGGAACTCATCTAGGACTCCAGGACATTGACCTGGTGGTGGATGGTTTCCATCGGGCCGCTGACGTCGGAGCCGGGGTGGCCCTGGCAACGGAACTACAACGGGCCTATCCCCAGACCAAACTCTCGGTGCATGGGGAATTCCAAACAGCGGCCCTGCTCTGGCATAAAGACCCGGTTTTGGGTTCCCTCTGGATGGATATTGCCACGGCCCGCACGGAATTTTATCCCTACCCCGCCGCGAATCCTGAAGTAGAGGCCAGTTCCATTCGCCAAGACCTCTACCGTCGGGATTTCACCATTAATGCCCTCGCTGTGCGCTTAACGCCACCGCGCCAGGGGGAAGTCCTGGACTTTTTTGGGGGCCTGCTTGACCTCCAGGCCCGGCAACTGCGGGTACTCCATGCCAATAGTTTTATCGAAGATCCGACCCGTATTTATCGAGGGGTGCGCTTTGCGGTACGTCTCGGCTTTGAGTTTGAACCAGAAACGGAACGATTTATCCGCCATGCCCTAGAAAGCGGTGTCTATGAACGCCTACGCTTGGGCAATCATCCGGCCCCAGCCCTAACCACACGCCTAAAGGCGGAACTGTCGGTGATTTTGCGCTCTTCCTATTGGCAACCGGCCCTGGCCCTGCTCTCGGATTTAGGGGCCTTGAAATGTCTACACCCTGATCTCACCCTAACACCGGCCCTTACTCAGCAACTACGTTATGCAGACCGTGGGCTCCATTATTTAGATCCCCAAGATACCGTAGAGCACTGGTTAGTGCGCCTGTCCCTCCTGTTAGCCACAGTGCCGGAACCTGAACGGGCCGTGATTGCCAGTAATTTACAGCTCCCCAAGGCCTGGGTCGATATTCTGGGCCGATTAGCAGTCGTGGAAAGAACCATTAGCCAAGCATTACCCCAATGCCGAAAGCCGAGTCAGATTGTCAAACTTTTGCGGCCCCACCCTCTAGAAATGTTAATTCTGGTGGCCACTCGGGCCCATCGGAGCCTACGCCGTCAGCTCTGGCATTACTGGACAAGATTACGGCAAGTCCAGGCCCCCATGACGGGGGAAGACCTGAAACAATGGGGTTACCGGCCAGGGCCGCTGTACAAACAAATTTTGGATCAGGCCTTAAGCGCGACCTTGGATGGAGAACTGGCCCATCGAGAACAGGCCCGACAATGGCTTCAACACCACTTCTCACTATTGCCATAG
- a CDS encoding chlorophyll a/b-binding protein translates to MTRGFRLDSDQRLNNFAIEPQVYVDDSVQAGWTEYAEKLNGRFAMIGFVALLAMEVITGHGVIGWLTSL, encoded by the coding sequence ATGACTCGCGGATTTAGACTTGATTCTGACCAACGCCTCAACAACTTTGCCATTGAGCCTCAGGTTTACGTTGATGACTCCGTGCAAGCTGGCTGGACAGAATACGCCGAAAAACTCAACGGTCGCTTCGCCATGATCGGCTTCGTTGCGCTTCTGGCCATGGAAGTAATTACCGGCCACGGTGTTATCGGCTGGCTGACCAGTCTCTAG
- a CDS encoding DUF3493 domain-containing protein, with the protein MDKIKPKTKLDADRYARLRAEAESPYRGLRKFIYVGLGASGFIGLITFGAQLLAGQDPQRVLPNLALQAGVVALMVWLFRREKS; encoded by the coding sequence ATGGACAAGATCAAACCCAAGACAAAGCTGGACGCGGATCGGTATGCACGCCTCCGGGCCGAAGCCGAATCTCCCTACCGGGGATTACGTAAATTTATCTACGTTGGCCTAGGAGCCTCGGGTTTCATTGGCCTGATCACCTTTGGGGCTCAACTCTTAGCCGGCCAAGACCCCCAACGGGTTTTACCCAATCTGGCCCTGCAAGCGGGAGTCGTGGCCCTTATGGTCTGGCTGTTTCGGCGGGAAAAATCCTAG